Proteins encoded in a region of the Stieleria neptunia genome:
- a CDS encoding DUF1559 domain-containing protein: protein MIRTRSVGRPTGFTLVELLVVIAIIGILVGLLLPAVQAAREAARRMSCSNNFKQLGLAIHNYHSAFKQLPPYGGGTGKGLETPPAWWRASNTANRKSLSIWVPLTAYFEQQGLWDHISNRSIQTVTGAAPPGPLNYWPAMGPSPKSYSTNPGYIPWQSEIPTLRCPSDGGSGLPGRGRVNYGACLGEAPKNQIMSHFNTAEMVPTTSAGGARNAKALHRGMFAPYTKFAFRDVKDGLSNTIACGEIVTDQGDKAVNGSISWDPGGNGDDHFFKPLHCIESNEIDPDRPRFWCDSQSTGGCTPPVRVVVNETNGRGMSWASAFRTSIQAVFTVRPPNSELCIGQWADNLGNFSPSSFHQGGCHVLMGDGAVTFITDSIEAGNQNEPGIWYDQNQSRPGAESPYGLWGALGTKAASEVIEEQLNQ from the coding sequence ATGATTCGAACTCGCTCAGTAGGGCGTCCTACTGGTTTTACACTCGTTGAGTTATTGGTGGTGATCGCCATCATCGGGATCTTAGTGGGGCTTCTGTTGCCCGCGGTCCAGGCCGCGAGAGAAGCCGCGCGACGCATGAGTTGCAGTAATAATTTCAAGCAACTCGGTTTGGCAATTCACAATTATCATTCCGCATTCAAGCAACTGCCGCCGTACGGTGGCGGCACGGGCAAAGGACTGGAGACGCCGCCGGCATGGTGGCGTGCGAGCAACACGGCCAATCGCAAAAGCCTGAGTATTTGGGTGCCTTTGACGGCGTACTTTGAGCAGCAGGGCCTGTGGGATCACATTTCCAATCGAAGTATCCAGACGGTGACCGGTGCCGCACCTCCCGGCCCACTCAATTACTGGCCGGCGATGGGTCCGAGTCCCAAGTCGTATTCGACCAACCCGGGGTATATCCCTTGGCAGTCGGAGATTCCGACGCTGCGTTGCCCGAGTGACGGAGGGTCGGGACTTCCTGGGCGTGGCCGCGTCAACTACGGCGCCTGCTTGGGCGAGGCACCCAAGAACCAGATCATGTCCCACTTTAACACCGCCGAAATGGTGCCGACGACCAGTGCCGGCGGTGCGCGGAATGCCAAGGCACTGCACCGCGGCATGTTTGCTCCGTACACGAAATTTGCATTTCGTGATGTCAAAGACGGATTGTCCAATACGATTGCGTGCGGAGAAATCGTCACCGACCAAGGCGACAAGGCGGTCAATGGTTCCATTTCCTGGGATCCCGGTGGCAACGGCGACGATCACTTCTTCAAACCGCTGCACTGTATCGAATCCAACGAGATCGATCCCGATCGACCTCGGTTTTGGTGTGATAGCCAAAGCACCGGGGGATGCACGCCGCCGGTCAGGGTCGTGGTCAACGAGACCAACGGTCGTGGGATGAGTTGGGCGTCCGCGTTTCGGACTTCGATTCAAGCGGTCTTTACCGTCCGTCCGCCCAACAGCGAACTCTGTATCGGGCAATGGGCCGACAACCTGGGCAACTTTTCACCCAGCAGCTTCCACCAAGGTGGTTGCCACGTGTTGATGGGTGATGGTGCGGTCACGTTCATCACCGATTCGATCGAAGCAGGGAATCAAAATGAGCCGGGGATCTGGTACGACCAGAACCAGTCCCGCCCGGGCGCCGAAAGCCCCTATGGCCTGTGGGGTGCGCTCGGCACCAAGGCTGCCAGCGAAGTGATCGAAGAGCAGCTGAATCAATAG